From Pan troglodytes isolate AG18354 chromosome 9, NHGRI_mPanTro3-v2.0_pri, whole genome shotgun sequence, the proteins below share one genomic window:
- the PIDD1 gene encoding p53-induced death domain-containing protein 1 isoform X5 encodes MQLPRALPGQACLRAGTCLASKDRRWAMAATVEGPELEAAAAAGDASGDSDAGSRALPFLGGNRLSLDLYPGGCQQLLHLCVQQPLQLLHLEFLRLSTHEDPQLLEATLAQLPQSLSCLRSLVLKGGQRRDTLGACLRGALTNLPAGLSGLAHLAHLDLSFNSLETLPACVLQMRGLGALLLSHNCLSELPEALGALPALTFLTVTHNRLQTLPPALGALSTLQRLDLSQNLLDTLPPEIGGLGSLLELNLASNRLQSLPASLAGLRSLRLLVLHSNLLASVPADLARLPLLTRLDLRDNQLRDLPPELLDAPFVRLQGNPLGEASPDAPSSPVAALIPEMPRLFLTSDLDSFPVTPRGCSVTLACGIRLQFPAGATATPITIRYRLLLPEPGLVPLGPHDALLSHVLELQPHGVAFQQDVGLWLLFTPPRARRCREVVVRTRNDNSWGDLETYLEEEAPQRLWAHCQVPHFSWFLVVSRPVSNACLVPPEGTLLCSSGHPGVKVIFPPGATEEPRRVSMQVVRMAGRELQALLGEPEAAVSPLLCLSQSGPPSFLRPVTVQLPLPSGITGLSLDRSRLHLLYWAPPAATWDDITAQVVLELTHLYARFQVTHFSWYWLWYTTKNCVGGLARKAWERLRLHRVNLIALQRRRDPEQVLLQCLPRNKVDATLRRLLERYRGPEPSDTVEMFEGEEFFAAFERGIDVDADRPDCVEGRICFVFYSHLKNVKEVSFYRGAVPVQVPEEAEAARQRKGADALWMATLPIKLPRLRGSEGPRRGAGLSLAPLNLGDAETGFLTQSNLLSVAGRLGLDWPAVALHLGVSYREVQRIRHEFRDDLDEQIRHMLFSWAERQAGQPGAVGLLVQALEQSDRQDVAEEVRTVLELGRRKYQDGIRRTGLAPKDAALPGSSAPQPPEPAQA; translated from the exons ATGCAG cTTCCCCGGGCCCTGCCTGGACAGGCCTGCCTGCGTGCTGGGACATGTCTGGCCTCCAAGGACCGTCGGTGGGCGATGGCTGCAACGGTGGAGGGGCCAGAGCTGGAGGCAGCTGCTGCCGCAGGAGATGCTTCGGGGGATTCGGACGCAGGGTCCAGGGCGCTGCCTTTCCTGGGCGGCAACCGGCTGAGCTTGGACCTGTACCCCGGGGGCTGCCAGCAGCTGCTGCACCTGTGTGTCCAGCAGCCTCTTCAGCTGCTGCATTTGGAATTCTTGCGTCTGAGCACTCACgaggaccctcagctgctggAGGCCACCCTGGCCCAGCTGCCTCAGAGCCTGTCCTGCCTCCGCTCCCTGGTCCTCAAAG GAGGGCAACGCCGGGACACACTGGGTGCCTGTCTCCGGGGTGCCCTGACCAACCTGCCTGCTGGTCTGAGTGGCCTGGCCCATCTGGCCCACCTGGACCTGAGCTTCAACAGCCTGGAGACACTGCCGGCCTGTGTCCTGCAGATGCGAGGTCTGGGTGCGCTCTTGCTGTCTCACAACTGCCTCTCTGAGCTGCCTGAGGCTCTGGGGGCCCTCCCCGCCCTCACCTTCCTCACAGTGACACACAACCGCCTGCAGACGCTGCCCCCAGCACTGGGGGCCCTATCCACCCTGCAGCGCCTCGATCTCTCTCAGAATCTGCTGGACACGCTACCTCCTGAGATTGGAGGCCTGGGCAGCCTCCTGGAGCTCAACCTGGCCTCCAACCGGCTGCAGAGCCTCCCGGCCTCTCTGG CGGGACTTCGGTCCTTGCGGCTCCTTGTCCTGCACAGCAACCTCCTGGCCTCTGTGCCAGCTGACTTGGCCCGCCTTCCACTCCTCACCCGGCTCGACCTGAGGGACAACCAGCTCCGGGACCTGCCCCCTGAGCTGCTAGACGCCCCCTTTGTGCGCCTGCAGGGGAACCCCCTGGGTGAGGCCTCGCCAGACGCCCCGAGTTCACCAG TGGCAGCCCTCATTCCAGAAATGCCCAGACTGTTCCTGACCTCAGATTTGGACAG CTTTCCTGTGACCCCTCGAGGCTGCTCAGTGACCCTAGCCTGTGGCATCCGCCTGCAGTTCCCAGCGGGAGCCACCGCCACCCCCATCACCATCCGCTATCGGCTGCTGCTGCCGGAGCCAGGCCTCGTCCCCCTGGGTCCTCATGACGCCCTGCTCAGCCATGTGCTGGAGCTGCAGCCCCATGGGGTGGCCTTCCAGCAG GATGTGGGGCTGTGGCTGCTCTTCACCCCACCGCGGGCCCGGCGCTGCCGTGAAGTGGTGGTCAGGACCCGGAATGACAACAGCTGGGGTGACCTGGAGACCTACCTGGAGGAAGAGGCACCCCAG CGgctctgggctcactgccagGTGCCCCACTTCTCCTGGTTCCTTGTGGtttcccgccctgtgtccaaTGCCTGCCTGGTGCCACCGGAGGGGACACTGCTGTGCTCCTCGGGTCATCCTGGGGTCAAAGTCATCTTCCCCCCTGGGGCCACTGAGGAGCCTCGTCGAGTCTCCATGCAG GTGGTGCGCATGGCTGGCCGAGAGCTGCAGGCCCTCCTGGGAGaaccagaggctgcagtgagcccccTGCTGTGCCTGTCACAGAGCGGTCCCCCCAGCTTCCTCCGACCGGTCACCGTGCAGCTGCCTCTGCCCTCTGGCATCACAG GCCTCAGTCTGGACCGTTCCCGCCTGCACCTGTTGTACTGGGCCCCTCCTGCAGCCACCTGGGATGACATCACAGCTCAGGTGGTCCTGGAGCTCACCCACCTGTACGCACGCTTCCAGGTCACACACTTCTCCTG GTACTGGCTCTGGTACACCACCAAGAACTGTGTGGGAGGCCTGGCTCGGAAGGCCTGGGAGCGGCTGCGGCTGCACCGTGTGAACCTCATCGCTCTGCAGCGGCGCCGGGACCCTGAGCAGGTCCTGCTGCAGTGCCTGCCCCGAAACAAG GTGGACGCCACCCTTCGGCGGCTGCTGGAGCGGTACCGGGGCCCCGAGCCCTCTGACACGGTGGAGATGTTCGAGGGCGAAGAGTTCTTTGCAGCCTTCGAGCGCGGCATCGACGTGGATGCTG ACCGCCCTGACTGCGTGGAGGGCAGAATCTGCTTTGTCTTCTACTCGCACCTGAAGAATGTGAAGGAG GTGTCCTTCTACCGTGGCGCGGTGCCTGTGCAGGTGcccgaggaggctgaggctgcccgGCAGAGGAAGGGCGCAGATGCCCTGTGGATGGCCACTCTGCCCATCAAGCTGCCG AGACTTCGGGGGTCCGAGGGGCCACGGCGGGGGGCTGGCCTCTCCTTGGcacccttgaatctgggagatgccGAGACCGGCTTTCTGACGCAGAGCAACCTGCTGAGTGTGGCTGGGCGCCTGGGTCTGGACTGGCCAGCCGTGGCCCTGCACCTGGGGGTGTCCTACCGGGAGGTGCAGCGCATCCGGCACGAGTTCCG GGATGATCTGGATGAGCAGATCCGTCACATGCTCTTCTCCTGGGCTGAGCGCCAGGCTGGGCAGCCAGGGGCTGTGGGGCTCCTGGTGCAGGCCCTGGAGCAGAGTGACCGGCAGGACGTGGCTGAAGAGGTGCGCACAGTCTTGGAGCTCGGCCGCCGCAAGTACCAGGACGGCATCCGACGCACGGGCTTGGCCCCCAAGGACGCCGCTCTGCCTGGCTCCTCGGCTCCACAGCCCCCAGAGCCTGCCCAGGCCTAG
- the PIDD1 gene encoding p53-induced death domain-containing protein 1 isoform X9, with protein sequence MQLPRALPGQACLRAGTCLASKDRRWAMAATVEGPELEAAAAAGDASGDSDAGSRALPFLGGNRLSLDLYPGGCQQLLHLCVQQPLQLLHLEFLRLSTHEDPQLLEATLAQLPQSLSCLRSLVLKGGQRRDTLGACLRGALTNLPAGLSGLAHLAHLDLSFNSLETLPACVLQMRGLGALLLSHNCLSELPEALGALPALTFLTVTHNRLQTLPPALGALSTLQRLDLSQNLLDTLPPEIGGLGSLLELNLASNRLQSLPASLAGLRSLRLLVLHSNLLASVPADLARLPLLTRLDLRDNQLRDLPPELLDAPFVRLQGNPLGEASPDAPSSPVAALIPEMPRLFLTSDLDSFPVTPRGCSVTLACGIRLQFPAGATATPITIRYRLLLPEPGLVPLGPHDALLSHVLELQPHGVAFQQDVGLWLLFTPPRARRCREVVVRTRNDNSWGDLETYLEEEAPQRLWAHCQVPHFSWFLVVSRPVSNACLVPPEGTLLCSSGHPGVKVIFPPGATEEPRRVSMQVVRMAGRELQALLGEPEAAVSPLLCLSQSGPPSFLRPVTVQLPLPSGITGLSLDRSRLHLLYWAPPAATWDDITAQVVLELTHLYARFQVTHFSWSVPPSFLSPPPPVRTALLTPSSPRYWLWYTTKNCVGGLARKAWERLRLHRVNLIALQRRRDPEQVLLQCLPRNKVDATLRRLLERYRGPEPSDTVEMFEGEEFFAAFERGIDVDAAHPCPLDRPDCVDADRPSLSWRGSLTVLPVPSLLSPPVPPGLP encoded by the exons ATGCAG cTTCCCCGGGCCCTGCCTGGACAGGCCTGCCTGCGTGCTGGGACATGTCTGGCCTCCAAGGACCGTCGGTGGGCGATGGCTGCAACGGTGGAGGGGCCAGAGCTGGAGGCAGCTGCTGCCGCAGGAGATGCTTCGGGGGATTCGGACGCAGGGTCCAGGGCGCTGCCTTTCCTGGGCGGCAACCGGCTGAGCTTGGACCTGTACCCCGGGGGCTGCCAGCAGCTGCTGCACCTGTGTGTCCAGCAGCCTCTTCAGCTGCTGCATTTGGAATTCTTGCGTCTGAGCACTCACgaggaccctcagctgctggAGGCCACCCTGGCCCAGCTGCCTCAGAGCCTGTCCTGCCTCCGCTCCCTGGTCCTCAAAG GAGGGCAACGCCGGGACACACTGGGTGCCTGTCTCCGGGGTGCCCTGACCAACCTGCCTGCTGGTCTGAGTGGCCTGGCCCATCTGGCCCACCTGGACCTGAGCTTCAACAGCCTGGAGACACTGCCGGCCTGTGTCCTGCAGATGCGAGGTCTGGGTGCGCTCTTGCTGTCTCACAACTGCCTCTCTGAGCTGCCTGAGGCTCTGGGGGCCCTCCCCGCCCTCACCTTCCTCACAGTGACACACAACCGCCTGCAGACGCTGCCCCCAGCACTGGGGGCCCTATCCACCCTGCAGCGCCTCGATCTCTCTCAGAATCTGCTGGACACGCTACCTCCTGAGATTGGAGGCCTGGGCAGCCTCCTGGAGCTCAACCTGGCCTCCAACCGGCTGCAGAGCCTCCCGGCCTCTCTGG CGGGACTTCGGTCCTTGCGGCTCCTTGTCCTGCACAGCAACCTCCTGGCCTCTGTGCCAGCTGACTTGGCCCGCCTTCCACTCCTCACCCGGCTCGACCTGAGGGACAACCAGCTCCGGGACCTGCCCCCTGAGCTGCTAGACGCCCCCTTTGTGCGCCTGCAGGGGAACCCCCTGGGTGAGGCCTCGCCAGACGCCCCGAGTTCACCAG TGGCAGCCCTCATTCCAGAAATGCCCAGACTGTTCCTGACCTCAGATTTGGACAG CTTTCCTGTGACCCCTCGAGGCTGCTCAGTGACCCTAGCCTGTGGCATCCGCCTGCAGTTCCCAGCGGGAGCCACCGCCACCCCCATCACCATCCGCTATCGGCTGCTGCTGCCGGAGCCAGGCCTCGTCCCCCTGGGTCCTCATGACGCCCTGCTCAGCCATGTGCTGGAGCTGCAGCCCCATGGGGTGGCCTTCCAGCAG GATGTGGGGCTGTGGCTGCTCTTCACCCCACCGCGGGCCCGGCGCTGCCGTGAAGTGGTGGTCAGGACCCGGAATGACAACAGCTGGGGTGACCTGGAGACCTACCTGGAGGAAGAGGCACCCCAG CGgctctgggctcactgccagGTGCCCCACTTCTCCTGGTTCCTTGTGGtttcccgccctgtgtccaaTGCCTGCCTGGTGCCACCGGAGGGGACACTGCTGTGCTCCTCGGGTCATCCTGGGGTCAAAGTCATCTTCCCCCCTGGGGCCACTGAGGAGCCTCGTCGAGTCTCCATGCAG GTGGTGCGCATGGCTGGCCGAGAGCTGCAGGCCCTCCTGGGAGaaccagaggctgcagtgagcccccTGCTGTGCCTGTCACAGAGCGGTCCCCCCAGCTTCCTCCGACCGGTCACCGTGCAGCTGCCTCTGCCCTCTGGCATCACAG GCCTCAGTCTGGACCGTTCCCGCCTGCACCTGTTGTACTGGGCCCCTCCTGCAGCCACCTGGGATGACATCACAGCTCAGGTGGTCCTGGAGCTCACCCACCTGTACGCACGCTTCCAGGTCACACACTTCTCCTGGTCAGTGCCCCCCAGCTTTCTGAGCCCCCCTCCCCCAGTCCGTACAGCCctcctcacccccagctctcccaGGTACTGGCTCTGGTACACCACCAAGAACTGTGTGGGAGGCCTGGCTCGGAAGGCCTGGGAGCGGCTGCGGCTGCACCGTGTGAACCTCATCGCTCTGCAGCGGCGCCGGGACCCTGAGCAGGTCCTGCTGCAGTGCCTGCCCCGAAACAAG GTGGACGCCACCCTTCGGCGGCTGCTGGAGCGGTACCGGGGCCCCGAGCCCTCTGACACGGTGGAGATGTTCGAGGGCGAAGAGTTCTTTGCAGCCTTCGAGCGCGGCATCGACGTGGATGCTG cccacccctgccccctggACCGCCCTGACTGCGTGGATGCTGATAGGCCCTCCCTGTCCTGGAGGGGGAGCCTTACCGTCCTCCCCGTGCCCTCCTTGCTCAGCCCACCCGTGCCCCCTGGATTGCCCTGA